A window of the Acidimicrobiales bacterium genome harbors these coding sequences:
- a CDS encoding WhiB family transcriptional regulator, with the protein MDTEFTLHPDTDVAWQDLAMCKGVTHVFFGPQAERPERRVEREALALTYCLSCPAILPCRRNARLNHEHGFWGGENDEQRAAAGYAPRSPSRRAVIEARDRSKRTVEYSLEQAGATAR; encoded by the coding sequence ATGGACACCGAGTTCACGCTTCACCCCGACACCGACGTGGCTTGGCAGGACCTCGCCATGTGCAAGGGGGTGACCCATGTGTTCTTCGGTCCCCAGGCGGAGCGTCCCGAGCGGCGGGTCGAACGTGAGGCACTTGCGCTCACGTACTGCTTGTCCTGCCCGGCGATCCTGCCGTGTCGGCGCAACGCCAGACTCAACCATGAACACGGCTTCTGGGGCGGCGAGAACGACGAGCAGCGGGCGGCGGCCGGCTACGCCCCCCGCTCGCCGAGCCGCCGGGCGGTCATCGAGGCTCGTGACCGGTCCAAGCGGACGGTCGAGTACTCACTCGAACAGGCAGGTGCCACCGCCCGCTAG